One region of Drosophila kikkawai strain 14028-0561.14 chromosome 2R, DkikHiC1v2, whole genome shotgun sequence genomic DNA includes:
- the nemy gene encoding uncharacterized protein nemy isoform X1: MDTNSVSPLPPMEEAMDRVSEKSPPGTPNGIEMPPPPDEKRYEEDPDNAWNCCSWCEYLLIVILSTILLVGVLVLTLFWVMFYRDGFAWSESPKQQFNLHPILMIAGFVTLSGFSILIYRLCRCVKHIYVKLIHMFFHAVAIPCIALGFLSVFDSHEALQKVNFYSLHSWLGLVTMGMFVLQFVIGFFSFLVMLCCENKTYSCRSAMVPIHASLGLANFWLAIATSVTGLIEKERETANETGVSTENKLVEHYITSAIGITLIFIGIIVTFAVRRSNAPASAKVYVTERI; encoded by the exons ATGGACACGAACTCGGTGAGCCCGCTGCCACCGATGGAGGAGGCTATGGACAGGGTCAGCGAGAAGTCACCGCCAGGAACACCCAATGGCATTGagatgccgccgccgcctgatGAAAA GCGCTATGAGGAGGATCCGGACAATGCCTGGAACTGCTGCTCGTGGTGCGAGTACTTGCTGATCGTCATTCTGTCCACAATCCTGCTGGTGGGCGTCCTAGTGCTGACCCTCTTCTGGGTGATGTTCTACCGCGATGGCTTCGCCTGGTCGGAGAGTCCCAAGCAGCAGTTCAATCTTCATCCCATCTTGATGATAGCCGGCTTCGTGACGCTCTCCGGATTTT CCATCTTGATCTACCGCCTGTGCCGGTGCGTGAAGCACATCTACGTGAAGCTCATCCACATGTTCTTCCACGCCGTGGCCATTCCGTGCATCGCCCTGGGTTTCCTCTCCGTCTTCGACTCCCACGAGGCGTTGCAAAAGGTCAACTTCTACAGCCTCCACTCGTGGCTGGGCCTGGTGACAATGGGCATGTTTGTGCTCCAGTTCGTGATTGGCTTCTTCAG CTTTCTGGTGATGCTGTGCTGTGAGAACAAGACCTACAGCTGTCGCTCCGCCATGGTGCccatccatgccagtctgggCCTGGCTAATTTCTGGCTGGCCATTGCCACATCCGTCACGGGATTGATTGAGAAGGAGCGCGAAACTGCCAATGAAACGGGCGTGAG CACGGAAAACAAGCTCGTGGAGCACTACATCACCAGTGCCATTGGCATTACACTGATCTTCATCGGCATTATTGTTACCTTTGCCGTGCGGCGGTCGAATGCTCCCGCCTCCGCGAAGGTTTACGTCACCGAGCGCATTTAG
- the nemy gene encoding uncharacterized protein nemy isoform X3, whose product MRDRHLAKMPRGGTTTARYEEDPDNAWNCCSWCEYLLIVILSTILLVGVLVLTLFWVMFYRDGFAWSESPKQQFNLHPILMIAGFVTLSGFSILIYRLCRCVKHIYVKLIHMFFHAVAIPCIALGFLSVFDSHEALQKVNFYSLHSWLGLVTMGMFVLQFVIGFFSFLVMLCCENKTYSCRSAMVPIHASLGLANFWLAIATSVTGLIEKERETANETGVSTENKLVEHYITSAIGITLIFIGIIVTFAVRRSNAPASAKVYVTERI is encoded by the exons ATGCGTGATCGCCACTTGGCCAAAATGCCGCGTGgaggaacaacaacagc GCGCTATGAGGAGGATCCGGACAATGCCTGGAACTGCTGCTCGTGGTGCGAGTACTTGCTGATCGTCATTCTGTCCACAATCCTGCTGGTGGGCGTCCTAGTGCTGACCCTCTTCTGGGTGATGTTCTACCGCGATGGCTTCGCCTGGTCGGAGAGTCCCAAGCAGCAGTTCAATCTTCATCCCATCTTGATGATAGCCGGCTTCGTGACGCTCTCCGGATTTT CCATCTTGATCTACCGCCTGTGCCGGTGCGTGAAGCACATCTACGTGAAGCTCATCCACATGTTCTTCCACGCCGTGGCCATTCCGTGCATCGCCCTGGGTTTCCTCTCCGTCTTCGACTCCCACGAGGCGTTGCAAAAGGTCAACTTCTACAGCCTCCACTCGTGGCTGGGCCTGGTGACAATGGGCATGTTTGTGCTCCAGTTCGTGATTGGCTTCTTCAG CTTTCTGGTGATGCTGTGCTGTGAGAACAAGACCTACAGCTGTCGCTCCGCCATGGTGCccatccatgccagtctgggCCTGGCTAATTTCTGGCTGGCCATTGCCACATCCGTCACGGGATTGATTGAGAAGGAGCGCGAAACTGCCAATGAAACGGGCGTGAG CACGGAAAACAAGCTCGTGGAGCACTACATCACCAGTGCCATTGGCATTACACTGATCTTCATCGGCATTATTGTTACCTTTGCCGTGCGGCGGTCGAATGCTCCCGCCTCCGCGAAGGTTTACGTCACCGAGCGCATTTAG
- the nemy gene encoding uncharacterized protein nemy isoform X2, whose translation MKSIDGPFIDELNRVILRRPKFMKRRKRYEEDPDNAWNCCSWCEYLLIVILSTILLVGVLVLTLFWVMFYRDGFAWSESPKQQFNLHPILMIAGFVTLSGFSILIYRLCRCVKHIYVKLIHMFFHAVAIPCIALGFLSVFDSHEALQKVNFYSLHSWLGLVTMGMFVLQFVIGFFSFLVMLCCENKTYSCRSAMVPIHASLGLANFWLAIATSVTGLIEKERETANETGVSTENKLVEHYITSAIGITLIFIGIIVTFAVRRSNAPASAKVYVTERI comes from the exons ATGAAATCCATTGATGGACCCTTTATCGATGAACTCAACCGCGTGATCCTTCGTCGGCCCAAATTTATGAAAAGGAGAAA GCGCTATGAGGAGGATCCGGACAATGCCTGGAACTGCTGCTCGTGGTGCGAGTACTTGCTGATCGTCATTCTGTCCACAATCCTGCTGGTGGGCGTCCTAGTGCTGACCCTCTTCTGGGTGATGTTCTACCGCGATGGCTTCGCCTGGTCGGAGAGTCCCAAGCAGCAGTTCAATCTTCATCCCATCTTGATGATAGCCGGCTTCGTGACGCTCTCCGGATTTT CCATCTTGATCTACCGCCTGTGCCGGTGCGTGAAGCACATCTACGTGAAGCTCATCCACATGTTCTTCCACGCCGTGGCCATTCCGTGCATCGCCCTGGGTTTCCTCTCCGTCTTCGACTCCCACGAGGCGTTGCAAAAGGTCAACTTCTACAGCCTCCACTCGTGGCTGGGCCTGGTGACAATGGGCATGTTTGTGCTCCAGTTCGTGATTGGCTTCTTCAG CTTTCTGGTGATGCTGTGCTGTGAGAACAAGACCTACAGCTGTCGCTCCGCCATGGTGCccatccatgccagtctgggCCTGGCTAATTTCTGGCTGGCCATTGCCACATCCGTCACGGGATTGATTGAGAAGGAGCGCGAAACTGCCAATGAAACGGGCGTGAG CACGGAAAACAAGCTCGTGGAGCACTACATCACCAGTGCCATTGGCATTACACTGATCTTCATCGGCATTATTGTTACCTTTGCCGTGCGGCGGTCGAATGCTCCCGCCTCCGCGAAGGTTTACGTCACCGAGCGCATTTAG